Proteins co-encoded in one Inquilinus sp. Marseille-Q2685 genomic window:
- a CDS encoding PLP-dependent aminotransferase family protein, which translates to MLDLVPAPRDGATLVSTVMDGIRQRIESRALAPGAKVPSIRRLAEALGVSKSTVVEAYDRLAAEGAIAARPGSGFYVARRAQPLTLAEPGRRLDRTIDPLWIARQSLETPEPGAGPALKPGCGWLPADWMPDPAIRRALRGLARSEGEGLVEYDSPLGFAPLRRHLAGRLAERGIAAEAGQILLADGGTQAIDLIGRFLLEPGDSVLVDDPCYFNFLGVLRAHRARVIGVPRTPAGPDLDAFARAAAEHRPKLYVTNAALHNPTGASLAPQAAHRLLTLAEAHDLVVVEDDIFADFETEPSPRLAALDGLQRVIHIGSFSKTLSAAVRCGFIAARPDWVEGLTDLKLATSFSNGALAARLVHRLLTDGSYRRHVEGLRGRLARAMGETARRLGALGLAPWVEPRGGMFLWAALPDGLDSAEVARRALARDVVLAPGDVFSPSRSASRYLRFNVAQSASPRVFTVLEEAMRG; encoded by the coding sequence ATGCTCGATCTGGTCCCTGCGCCGCGAGACGGCGCCACCCTTGTATCCACCGTGATGGACGGCATCCGGCAGCGGATCGAGAGCCGTGCCCTGGCACCGGGCGCCAAGGTGCCGTCGATCCGCCGCCTGGCCGAGGCGCTGGGCGTCTCGAAATCGACCGTGGTCGAGGCCTATGACCGGCTGGCGGCGGAAGGCGCGATCGCCGCCCGCCCCGGATCCGGCTTCTACGTCGCCCGGCGCGCGCAGCCTTTGACCCTGGCCGAGCCCGGCCGGCGGCTGGACCGGACGATCGACCCGCTGTGGATCGCCCGCCAGTCGCTGGAGACGCCGGAGCCCGGCGCCGGCCCGGCGCTGAAGCCCGGCTGCGGCTGGCTGCCGGCCGACTGGATGCCCGACCCGGCGATCCGCCGGGCCCTGCGCGGCCTGGCCCGGTCGGAGGGCGAAGGGCTGGTCGAGTACGACTCGCCGCTGGGCTTCGCCCCGCTGCGCCGGCACCTGGCAGGGCGGCTGGCGGAGCGCGGCATCGCCGCCGAGGCCGGGCAGATCCTGCTGGCCGACGGCGGCACCCAGGCGATCGACCTGATCGGCCGATTCCTGCTGGAGCCCGGCGATTCCGTGCTGGTCGACGACCCCTGCTACTTCAATTTCCTGGGCGTGCTGCGTGCCCACCGGGCCCGGGTGATCGGCGTGCCGCGCACCCCGGCCGGCCCCGACCTCGACGCCTTCGCCCGCGCTGCGGCGGAGCACCGGCCGAAGCTCTACGTCACCAACGCCGCCCTGCACAACCCGACCGGCGCCAGCCTGGCGCCGCAGGCCGCGCACCGGCTGCTGACACTGGCCGAGGCGCACGACCTGGTGGTGGTCGAGGACGACATCTTCGCCGATTTCGAGACTGAGCCGTCGCCGCGCCTGGCCGCGCTGGACGGGCTGCAGCGGGTGATCCATATCGGCAGCTTCTCCAAGACCCTGTCCGCCGCGGTGCGCTGCGGCTTCATCGCCGCCCGGCCGGACTGGGTCGAGGGGCTGACCGACCTGAAACTGGCCACCAGCTTCTCCAACGGCGCCCTGGCGGCACGGCTGGTGCACCGGCTGCTGACCGACGGCAGCTATCGCCGCCACGTCGAAGGGCTGCGCGGCCGGCTGGCGCGGGCGATGGGCGAGACGGCGCGGCGGCTCGGCGCCCTCGGCCTGGCGCCCTGGGTCGAGCCGCGCGGCGGCATGTTCCTGTGGGCGGCCCTGCCCGACGGCCTCGATTCGGCCGAGGTGGCGCGCCGCGCCTTGGCCCGCGACGTGGTGCTGGCGCCCGGCGACGTGTTCAGCCCGTCCCGCAGCGCCAGCCGGTACCTGCGCTTCAACGTCGCCCAGTCGGCCAGCCCTCGGGTCTTCACGGTTCTGGAGGAGGCGATGCGTGGGTGA